ttgcttcgtaccaaattccatcaaatttggttcagtcgTTTGGCCgtgatattaatatagattaattatttgtttcagaAACAAATATGGCTGACTATCACATCAGGGAAGCGGCTGAATCCCTTCTGTGTAGTGTTTCAAGCCCACCATATAGAAATACAAGTAAGTATGAACACTTTAACCATACCATTGGTaagtagtattattaattataaaattcaaaataatatttaaagagcgtttgtgtgctaaaggatattacaacactaatgactttttagttgactgcacaccttgggaatgaaatgatcgcctccaggctgtttcaaattactaaaatataattattattgtacatgcaaaatggaaaaaaaaaaaaaaacaaaaaaaaatatcccgctgagtttctttcgccggttcttctcaggtccgaggtgttgaattccgaaccggtggtagatttttgacaatcaataagcaagtgatTTTGACTTATTGTTGCGGTTAGAGTCAGTGGTTACTACaagcaagggacataacatcttaggtccaAGAGgtttgggttcaaaccctggcaagTACCACAGAATCTTAATATCTTTGTAACTCATCCCGTgctcggtgaagaaaaacatcgcgtgGAAAATTACAAAAGTCATgtctttaatttcaatgaaattatgccacattTGAATCTACCAAGCCGCATTGAAGTAGcttggtagaataagctccaaaacttccctacaaagggaggggaggccttacAGTGGGAgacttacaggctgctaatttgTTTTAGCAATGTCTATGTAGTGGTGACCATTGACCAGCAGGTTATCCTTTTGCAAGTCCgcctttgatttaaaaaatacatgtctGATTTAATTTGGTCATAACAGCTTAGCTCCCAACGTTGgtcgcgcattggcgatgtatgtcAATATTTCTTGGCTCCAATTTTGtgggtgaccacttatcaccaATTGTGCCGTTTTTCCTTCCGTCCACTTATAatcataaactttttaaatgccACACATTACAGAACTGCACAAATAATCACAATTCGAATTATACATTTAGTATTGTCTGGGAAAAAGAGCTCAGTGAAGCAGAGTCAAAGACCATTTTTCagcgaattaaaaaatacattatacaaacAATCAcagataaagaaataaattaaattatcaataatattaatggtATTTGTGTTGCATGTTTTTCAGGTCATTCTCAGTCCGTAAACCTGATGTCTGAGGACCTGGTGGCGGGTTACAGGCCGCCCGGGAAGATGTCTTCTGTACGCAGATTCTTTTGTTTATTCGTAACCTTCGACATACTCTTCACGAGCCTGATGTGGTTGATATGTGTCATGGTGAGTGATTTTGCCAACATCGATATACTTGACAATAACTAGGGCTGTCTTTAGGGgaggagagccgagatggcccagtggttagaacgcgtgcatcttaaccaatgatttcgggttcaaacccaggcaagcactgaattttcatgtgcttatttttgtgtttaaaattcatctcgtgctcggcggtgaaggaaaacatcatgaggaaacctgcatttgtctaatttcaacgaaattctgtcacatgtgtattccaccaaatcgcattggagcagcgtggtggaatatgctccaaaccctctcctcaaagggagaggaggccttagcccagcagtgagaaatttacagactgctaataaagaaattctcggcttttctttCTCCTATaaaatgcatgtattatacatataatccttcctcttgaatcactgtgTTCATTGATGCAAACTGCGTTAAAATcctttgcgtagtttaaaagatctaaacgGTTAGATGTCGGaaagcgacttcgttttatactatgtaaagattatCTGCTTTACAAAGAGATTCTGAGAGAGAAAATGGTCAATTCACAATACTGTAAAATCATACTGTAATGGTGTTTCATGATAGGAATATTAAGATAGACTTAAACCCAAGACCTAGACCAAGATCTGCTTATAAAGTTAGACTACAACAATGAGTTAGTTAACAATACAGTTGATGTATTGGGTTAACTTGAAACTATGAGATAATCCATGTCTATTTCAATGGTAGGAGCAGTAAAGATAAATTATCAACTGTGACCTTGAGAACGCGTCGAAGTATTGACCAACAGTTGGCAAGTACATGCACACTCGTAAAGTTGTATGACGTTCGgagagtgtcaagcgtagctgtcacgcacactaagataataaagttggctcgttggTCGTTTGTTTTacttcttttgtagtgcgacactcaaTCTAGATTAGGCATGTGTCCGATATATCGAAACGAATCTAATATCGGTTGTCGTCGGCTCCCGATTTGATGTTGACGGGTAACCGTTTTCACCGCATTTGAAAATCTACGAATATCGTTCTGATACGTCAAAGCATCCAAAGTACGATAACATTAAACTCATGAAATATCGCCCTATCTCTCTTTAACTTTACGGTAACCCATATGTGAGAAAGAGAAGAAGATAATGTTAACCCGATTTCGATGCCACATTCGTTTCATCTCTCTCTCACAAACCGTACAATGTAAAGTTAAACGAAGACAGGGCGACATCTGATATTGGATGTCAACACAACCGATGTCACATAAATCGGATATCCATGCCTAATTtagatacataaaaacaaaactgtcAAATGTCATAACGCtgtcaaaatgtaaaattaaaaaaaaaaacgtgacaaagagtttttattcaatattttatttttcagatgaAAGGCGAATCGTTAATACAGATATTCAACAGAGAAATAATCCattacgatattaaaatatctctatTCGACATAGTTATAGTCGCAGTACTGAGGTTTCTATTGTTAATAGTATTTTACGCCAtagtgtatattaataattggaGTGTTATTGCGGTAAGTGAggctgaatatattaaatacatgtcagttattttttattttttttatataaattttgaaggCTTACGACCAATTGAGTTCAGCCTTCATATTAtatccatttaaaaaattaaatataaatataagcacCAAAATTGTACTATAGGGAAATGAAGTATAAAGAGCTTACTTGCAATTTATTTTCCCAAATGTATACTTATATAGGCTCACGAAGGGCTCCCATTTAAATTCTTAGGCGACCACTTTTAACGGAACAAGTCAATAACGTTAACTCCCCTTATATTAGCTATGCAATTGGCTCAGGCCCTTGCATACTATATGTAactatatacctatatgtaaacatcttaaaaaaatataataattttaatattaataaaaatattataattgttttgcaCCAAAGGATTAGAACTTctcaaacacaattataaatacagGCACCTCTTTTCTATAGATCCTAATTTCATTATACATCTATATTTATTGTCATGCTCTTCTGTTTCAGCTCTCAACAAGCGGAACTTGTGCCTTCTTAATAGGAAAAGTGTTTGTGTacgatgtaagtattatttgttTCCATTTAAAAACGTTCATCGAATaatcagtaatatttatttgttaattactgtttggtagaatatctgttgataGGTAGATACCACATCTACCTAGacacttacttggtggtaaggtttgcacaaagccctaccgagTAAAAGTCGATATTCCACTAATATAATTCgctaataaattttttttttttcgatattctGAAAACACGTcctgtatataatacatcaaaACTTAGACACATATTTACGAACatcaaacataattaattatttttgtaatgaaataaactaataaaaaataatttgtattgttttgctgTCGTTACTTTTAGCCGTCTGACGCACACTAAACATATTAtgagcacgagcgtcactcatactaatgcacgccgctATAAAACGTGGAGGCGCGCCtttgttacaattaaaatataattatattttgtccaAAGTGGCCGAACGCATCACAGCCAGTGTACCAAGTCTTCCTAATACTGACCTCCTTCACCATCGCGTGGGGTGAGGCATGGTTTTTGGACTTCAGGGTCCTCCCGCAAGAGCTGCAAGCCAAGCAGATCTTGGAGACAATGGGTGAGTTTAATTACTGATTTGAAATATaccactataaaatataaaaaaaaacgctttctAGAGTCGCTGAAAACACCCCGCACCCCAGAGCACCCCTCTTTAGTCCATATCTGTCGTTCTTACACCCGAGTGCCAAGtacaagaattaaattaataaaaaacaaaatacactttattacaAGGCTTTTAAGTACAATTTACAACAAATGAGCCGCAGTGATGATACTAAAGCGCATTTTTCCACGTGATAAAGGAGATTAAAGTGTCTACACTATATTTGCGGTCTATACTTTATGGAGCGATCATACTGTACTAGACTGTGTTCCGTGGTATGCGAATATGGACTTTAAATATTGGGTAGAAAGTTTAATTTCCTTTAATCATGAAAGTTATATTCCGGAGCTATTCCCTTCGCGTCCCTAGATGCAGTTAATGCTTTCAACACCTTGCCTAAATATGAGGTTAATCACATTTCATCCAACCCCCTACTTTTGTTCACAGTTAGTCAAAGCACAGAGAGGACCCCTCTCTTGGGCCCACAGAGGCCACACCGTGTCCAGTCAACGCACGGCGAGTCGACGGTCAATTGGTTCTCTCCCGTCGAGACGCCGGAATCGAGTCCCCGCCCAAAACGACCTGGTGACGTCATTCTCACACAAGACCAggtaagaatttattttctaatgtaatcttgtaacaaatatattaaggtCACGAGAATACGGACTGGTTACGTATATAATACTCGAACCACCATGTCATTGGTCTCATATCGATGTCATttgtcgagagcttgattaatctgtgatattcattatgggtTTGCGAAATAACGGCATTTTGAACGTTGACGAAGCTGttgtcggaactttggaagtaaaattaaaggggGTATAAGcggttaagtggaatagtgttgtattataaacaaagatatattagtcaagaactgttagtagtgcacaatacgAACGACGAACGTGCACGAACCAATCAAATCGCGTGGTGTACATAAATcaaaaggtttgtttatcttcattccttcTTCGGTTGGAATAGACTGTAATGTCAAGTGTCACAGGAATTACggaagtgttattttttttttgtgaatgaaaatattttatcttcaatataattatagatctaGCATATTCAACACCTTTAGTAATGCAGTTGCAAAGCTCTGCTCCAAGTATTTCGTTCTAGATTTTGGctaaatcacatacattactctgatcccaatgtaagtagctaaagcacttgtgttatggaaatcagaagtaacgacggtaccacaaacaccctgacccaagacaacatagagaactaatgaactttttctatatcgactcggccgagaatcgaacccgggacctaggactagcgtacccatgaaaaccggtgtacacactactcgaccacggaggtcgtcccatctatgcaaatattatttttgattcaattgttttcaatatttaatttatcgaaatgaaaataatttggtATATGAAACGTTAAAATGCTTTTGTCAagttaattaaagattttattagcattagcagcctgtaaattttcccactgctgggctaaaggcctcctctccctttgaggagaaggcttggagcatattccaccacgctgctccaaagcgggttggcggaatacacatgtggcagaatttcgttgaaattagacacatgcaggtttcctcacgatgttttccttcaccgctgagcacgagatgaattataaacacaaattaagcacatgaaaattcagtggtgcctgcctgggcttgaatccgaaatcatcgggtaTCATCAACAAATACACTTGTTGTTACTGTAAGGTAATATTGGCAATGTGTCATAGTGTCTTGAGTGTATTATTGAGCCGAGGTACGTTACTGATAGGCTGACTGACCGTCATATAAGACCTCTAGGAGAGCTCAATTTGATTgcttattataagtttttattttaagacaagTAAGACTGATTCCTAAAACAAACCAATAAAAGTTTgcaaattttctataataacaattttcatcAACCGTGTCTCGAATTCCAAATCCAAAAGCATATATAAAATCTCAAGGATCcgagttaatatttttctttgtcgtAGAAGCAAAAAAAGTTTagtcatttatgtataaaataaataaaagtggtCCAAGTATACTTCCTTGGGGTACTCCaggtaatttaatgttatatgtgatTGTAAAGTTGTGTctgtttttttatactatataatatttataaataataagaatatttagcGCAAATCGTATCggataatagtttttatatttatgatgtaCTCTGTAGTCGAATAACTCGTTGGATAACTTACTTTGAGCTGAACGGAAAGgttattaatcaaaattctgccgtcaatcagcaatacttagtatagttgggTTTCGTTTAATGGGTTAGTGAACCAGTGtgactaaaggcacaagggacataacagcttGGCTCCAAAAATGGTAGCGCAGTGGCGATaaagggaatggttaatattttcttcGTTACCAATGTTAATAGGCGGTGGCCACTTTccacaatataatacaaatagacATCCTAGAAAACGAACAAAACTTTTCTATTGTGAGGGCAAAAAAACTTCAAAGAATGTTTGTGAGCTACGGCTTATAATagcattaacaatttatatcatGCTTTGATATTAAAATGGATCAACGAGGCCTCTAGAacgtttatatatacaaattgtcAAAGTTACCATGAATTTCGgtcaaaaatttttaataatataataataccgcTGAGTTTCATGCGCTGGTTCTTCTCTGGtctgaggtgtttctttccgaTTCGCAAATCTTGGTGGTGGTTTTTTGTAAGTCATTAAGTAAGAGAAATAcgtctatgttgaataaagatatttgaatttcaatttatgtatgtatgtatatctttgTCCGTTTATAGCTATGTAACAAAGTTTGGGGGTATGAATTTTAGATAGAGGTTCGAGATTTTCCTCATAATTGAAGGTcagtttaaagttttatattctcATATGCTATGACTGTTAGGTAGACAACTTTTCACAAATAAAAGAGTTTGTTGATTACGTAttactcaaatatatatattttaaaaacaactataCGTTATTTAGAAAAGTCTCGAAACTCCAGAATCCAAAAAAGTCCTGAGACTTATGtcaaatgtaaaaatgttgtttaaaaatCCATTGCAACGCAGTCCTGGCATAAACTTGTATAGAATAAAGTAGTAGACTTTAAAACCAACTACTGACGTGTATCATTGATATATATTGTATCTTATCAACATGGAAGCTAATTACGATAAATCTGTTTCAGAATCAAAGCCTTTATATCTTATCTTCACAGACAGATTGCATAAATCCTTATATTCAAACAtgaatcgttttaaatataatcaatatgttACAATGTTTCTTGAGAAAATCACAGTCTGATAATGTGTTATTGCAGGgcagaaccgagatggcccagtggttagaacacgtacatcttaaccgatgatttcgagttcaaacccaggcaccactgaattttcatgtgtttaatttgtgtttataattcatctcgtgctcggcggtgaaggaaaacatcgtgaggaaacctgcatgtgtctaatttcaacgaaattctgccacatgtgtattccgccaacccgcattggagcagcgtagtggaatatgctccaaaccttctcctcaaagggatttagcccagcagtgggaaatttacaggctgctaatgctaaaaaaagtgCTGGGCAGAGACTGTTGAGTTGAAGGTTTGTAGCTAATTCTGCCGCTCCAATGTGGATTGGTTTCctcccgatgttttccttcttcAAGAGAATGATTagaaacacaaatgaagcataTGGAAACTCTGTGTTGGGTGGGTTTGAATACCACGATTTTGGGTTTATGTACACGTTCCAATCCTGATGGTTGTATTACACATGACTCAATTTCTCCAGTAGACATTTCTAATAAAACTTgggtttatattgaaatatgtagAGTAGGCGTTTCGTCACCAAAACAAGTGCAATGTATTCCCTAAATCTCATAATCCAGTTGCAGTCTTTTCGATTCTGTCGGATAACCCACCCGATCTGATCTGTCTGATCGAAGAACGGCTTTACATTCTGCCGAAACACAGTAGTGtagatattttcaataaacttCAGACTGTTCAAATATTTCCCAACGAACAactcatcatatttttaatttattgggcGGACTCGTTCGAATACAAGTCCTCGAAATCTTAAACCTATCTATATATActgactagctgaacctgcggctttttacgaaaaaaaaaacttccaacCAACAATTTCTGCTTAAACCCCCTAGgagtggagtttcgtaaaatccattCTTAGCGGGTATCTACACCATATGAGGAACCTACCTGCCTCTAAAATGcttcttcaaatatttatatatagtaagcattttttttgtaaaccaaTATACCAGAAGACGAAGCGCGTCtcgagaaggttttagtatataagtaaGCCGCGCTTAGCAATTTTCCCCGCTTTTAATTTGGACCAATGACGTGACAAGCGTTGATTTCATCATCTTGTATTGTATATACTGATTCAAGGCCATCGTTCACTGTAACATAAATACGTAACGTATGAACGAACGATCGACCTTAATTAACGTTAATCTGTTGCCAGTTAATCTATAATCCGAAGCAATTAGACAGAAGTTTTAGCAACGTGTTCGATATGAAGATTTAGTGTTCCTTTTATCCAAAGAACCTTCATTTATTTCATGAACATCAGCCATTCGTACACCACGGTTGTGTATGACTCTCTCACAAGGTAGCTCTCGGTCCACTTGCCGTATTCAGTTGCGTTCCGCTTCTTTATCTTTATCTTCCGTTTGGCATGATGATACTCTGCTCCAGAACTCGTCTGCTCCAATGGCCATTTGTCCTTCAACATACGTGACAGCCCCCTGACAGTTCTGTTTGCCAATTTTGGAATCAATATCGGTAATTCCGGTTCTTCTCCGGATAATCTGAAGAACTCGTCTGCTCCAATGGCCATTGGTCCTTCGACACACTTTACCAGCCATCTGACAGTTCTGTCGCCCTGTTTTGGAATCAATAAGACTGAAAATATCTGTGCCATTGGTTCGCTTCAGTATATCCCGTGGTGGCTCCAATCCTCATTGTTTCCATGACGAAGACAATGGGTCAACGTGTAGCGCCACGATAGGTCCATCTTCGTCTTCAGGGAACTAGTTTCCATCAGGTCTTTAGCCATCACGATTTACAGAGAGCTCAATTAGAGCAAGAACAACGGTGGTCAACGATGGCCCTTTTTACAATATCAGTCATATTGATGACCTCATTAAAATGCCGCAGCTGGTCTCAAAATGACTAACTAAATCTAAATTGATctaggaaaataaaattattcctatgttataatatatattctgacCTGAACTGATTTTTTGGCTACGGCTGCCATTCTTCGGGTGTGTCCAGCGATTTAGTGTACGACTCTAAATAGCTCGACCTTAACCTGAAAATCCAATGGACCGCTACATCTGATGAGAGAAAATGAAGAAGAGCGGTTAGTCTTGTGACTGAATCACAAGACCAAAGGCTTTACCTGCTTACCTGCTTTCtgaaatcaaaaaatcaaaatcataatagactttattcaagtaggcttttacaagcacttttaaatcgtcatttaacaaactatatgagtataaatgaagctaccaccggttcggaaagatttaaaaatacaaagtcatgttagttaaatacatcctgcctggaagtcaataagtattagctccacgcttttttatcatctatataatcttgtattgaacaAAATTCTGTCAATGTATTTTCTacgaatgatttgaatttatgaatcggcaaagttaaaattatctgCGGATTTCttttatagaaacggataccttgcctcAAGACGGATTTATTGACTGAGTCTCTGTGCACAGCTCCTCAACTAGTAATGATCAATGTCATGCCACGTCACagcaaaatacaatttaataaacgtTCTTTCTTTTAAAACCTTGTGATTATTGTCTATATCTATCTCGTTCAGCCaccattgatttgacattcgaaaaaaGGAGACGGACATCCTTTAACTACTCTTCCATCCTGACTAATGTATAAATTAGAGTTTGTTTATTACGTTTACACGTCTTAACTCATCAGTCATCATGAAattgtgcaaacacaggtgagCAGAAAAGACATATAGtaaacaccccccccccccccccctaacaAACACGCAGCTAAAGTCACAGACGTAAGGTagtctttaataaaacaaaaatgtttgttttaaatttcactcTCGATAAGAGCATTCAATTTATCGATGAGTAAATTTTATCAGTGACCTTTGTATCAGACTGTTGTGAGTCAAAGGTCACATTACTTTGTTCAACGctgtgataaattaatatatgattagACAATGAAAACGCCGAccataataaaaacgaatgattattattaataagttatgtaaataaataaataaatagtttttgatcCGCCTGTGTAGGTGAGAG
This genomic interval from Vanessa atalanta chromosome 27, ilVanAtal1.2, whole genome shotgun sequence contains the following:
- the LOC125074252 gene encoding steroidogenic acute regulatory protein-like, with translation MADYHIREAAESLLCSVSSPPYRNTSHSQSVNLMSEDLVAGYRPPGKMSSVRRFFCLFVTFDILFTSLMWLICVMMKGESLIQIFNREIIHYDIKISLFDIVIVAVLRFLLLIVFYAIVYINNWSVIALSTSGTCAFLIGKVFVYDWPNASQPVYQVFLILTSFTIAWGEAWFLDFRVLPQELQAKQILETMVSQSTERTPLLGPQRPHRVQSTHGESTVNWFSPVETPESSPRPKRPGDVILTQDQIDEYKQMAEEGMQNAWRTINLPDWKLEKRGSQKGDIVESKQCEQFGKVYRFTGIVDCPAKFLFEEFKNNITKLPEWNPTILKSELIKEIGPGIDLSYQVTAGGGRGIIAPRDFVILRRLAPLGPDGRVVEAGDATCYITSGVSVAVPGYPPARDMVRGHNKVGCWCLTPKAVEEGGKVVQRTVFQWLMCCDLKGKIPQFVLDAAFATVMLDYIVHVRKFAADSKAKGLF